The DNA window GCTGTTCGGCCAGCGCCTGTTCTTCCTGCCCGGGACCCACATCGCCGCCATCCTCCGGCCCTCCGGCCGCCTCAAAAACCTCGCCCGCCCCTGGCACTACTGGTGGCAGGCGCACTACCTGGACTGCCTCGTGGACACCGGCCGCCGTGAACTCGGGACCACGGGGCAGCCGCCGGCAAAGTTCGACGGCGAACGCCGCCCCAGCGCGGGCCGGCTCGCTTCGCGGCTTGTCACGGGGATCCGGCTGCGCAACTTCCTGTCGTACGTCAACAGCTACTACGACGACATGGCCTGGCTGGCACTGGCCACCCTTCGGCTGGAGCAGCTGGCGGCGGAGAGCCGCAGGCCGGGCCGCCGGCGCCACGGCCGCATCCGGAAGAGCCTGACACTGCAGTTCGATTCGGCCTCGACGGACGACCTTGGCGGCGGAACATTCTGGAGCACAAAGAGGGACTTCAAGAACACCCCGGCCACGGCACCGGTGGCGCTGTACTACGCACGGACCGGCAACCCGGCCAGGGCACAGGCGCTGCTGGACTGGCTCGACGCCAAGCTTTTCGACCCCGTCCGCGGCCTCTACCAGGACGGCCTCCGGATCAACGCGGCGGGCGAGGCCTTCCTGGTGGACACCATTTACACCTACAACCAGGGCCCGGTCCTCGGCGCCCTGCTGGAACTCGGCGGCACCGCCAACCTGGCGCGGGCGGCGGAAGTGGTGGAAGCCGTGGCACGGCACCTCACCCTCCCCGGATCCGGCGCAACGGACCCCGGCACCTCCGGCACCTCCGGCGCCGCCGTCCTCCGCTGTGACGGAATGGGCGACGGCGGCCTGTTCACGGGGATTCTGACGCGGTACCTGGCGCTCGCCGCCCGCGACGGACGCCTGCCGGAGGCGACCCGCGCTACCGCCGCGCGCCTGGTCACGGACACTGCCGAGGCGTTCTGGGCCGGCCGGCGGACCGTTTCCGCCGGCGAGGCACTGGCGAAACGCGGCAGCGCGGACCTTCTGGTCTTCTCGTCCGAGCCGGCACTGCCCGCAAGGGACGCTTATCCGCCGGGCACCGCCGTCGAGCTTTCCACCCAGCTCCAGGCATGGATGACGCTCGAAGCGGCGGCGGCCATCGCCGCCGCCCGCACTAGCCTCGGGAACCAATTACGGCACGCAATAGTTACGTAATTGATGTGATCCTCGTCACTTAAGGCCT is part of the Arthrobacter sp. KBS0703 genome and encodes:
- a CDS encoding glycoside hydrolase family 76 protein, whose product is MQPDAESTGPAAAHQEQREPDSAAPEWAERANAAARSVSRLFGQRLFFLPGTHIAAILRPSGRLKNLARPWHYWWQAHYLDCLVDTGRRELGTTGQPPAKFDGERRPSAGRLASRLVTGIRLRNFLSYVNSYYDDMAWLALATLRLEQLAAESRRPGRRRHGRIRKSLTLQFDSASTDDLGGGTFWSTKRDFKNTPATAPVALYYARTGNPARAQALLDWLDAKLFDPVRGLYQDGLRINAAGEAFLVDTIYTYNQGPVLGALLELGGTANLARAAEVVEAVARHLTLPGSGATDPGTSGTSGAAVLRCDGMGDGGLFTGILTRYLALAARDGRLPEATRATAARLVTDTAEAFWAGRRTVSAGEALAKRGSADLLVFSSEPALPARDAYPPGTAVELSTQLQAWMTLEAAAAIAAARTSLGNQLRHAIVT